The proteins below come from a single Rosa rugosa chromosome 2, drRosRugo1.1, whole genome shotgun sequence genomic window:
- the LOC133729530 gene encoding glutamate receptor 2.7-like encodes MSYSTAKTVQRLAILFPLLIIYLLFNLSYAVEAEDEKKITNIGAIIDVNSRIGKEQKAAMEIAAENFNNQSDTHELILHFRDSGRDPFLAAYAAKHLIREQKVQVVIGMETWQEAVTVADVVKNLSDQIPVISFAAPTISPPLIQRRWPSLIRMATDGAAQMKCIGDIVNAYNWKRVVVIYEDDGYGGGVGRLALLSETLRNVGSTIELRIVLPRLSEPDTNWDEIKKQLLELSNVNSRAFIVLQSSLPTVTGLFKVARKMGFVGNDSAWIITESIASLLDPHGNYDMEGTLGIKTYYANESSSYAEFQKEFQAKYAEENNSKPGIYALRAYDTINAISQAIEGIPNNTTSTSLQGMITRSLSNYNGLSGKMQLKGGEVPLDSPRFRIINIVGGNTDNELNFWTPGFGFSEDTYRRSDDVGNVTWPGKLRLPASKGWAMPTDEKPMKILLPTYHTNFVRRISGENSNEMGKRGLCSGKKPGENSNEMGTEGTCSYLPFYDGLSIDLFCCVLENLGYRLPHEVHEFNDNNGTYNDMIKLVYNKTYDAVIGDMTVLASRIDKVDFTQPYLESGLSLIVPDESNESTWLFMKPFTWQMWVASCAILIYTMLIIWFLEGPSSPEFDGPLMNQIATATWFSFSSLFFAHREKIYSNLTRVVFIVWLFVVFILNSSYTANLSSMLTIQRLSPNVTDIEMLRTTNSLVGCDNDSFVRDYLENVLQLKNIETVESNLTPNTFSNNTRFSNNTRLSAVFLELPYAEVFMNNYTEGFSNTKATYSFGGFSFAFQKGSPIARNFSKVILDLLENGTMRELQDHWLNPSKCPTNTTSDMPESLTIESFWGIFVISGATSTLCLLSSAILKKFGHQEASGTRPEDSVQVL; translated from the exons ATGTCTTATTCTACAGCTAAAACAGTCCAAAGACTTGCGATCTTGTTTCCTCTGCTCATCATCTACTTGCTATTCAATCTCTCCTACGCAGTTGAAGCTGAAGATGAGAAAAAAATCACTAACATTGGAGCAATCATTGATGTTAATTCCCGTATCGGGAAAGAACAGAAAGCTGCTATGGAAATTGCAGCTGAAAACTTCAACAACCAGTCAGACACTCATGAGCTAATCCTTCATTTTCGAGATTCTGGCCGCGACCCTTTTCTTGCTGCTTATGCTG CTAAACATTTGATAAGGGAACAAAAGGTACAAGTGGTAATTGGCATGGAAACTTGGCAGGAAGCAGTTACAGTAGCTGATGTGGTCAAAAACCTATCTGATCAAATTCCGGTCATTTCCTTTGCAGCACCCACCATATCCCCGCCACTAATACAACGGCGTTGGCCTTCCTTGATACGAATGGCTACCGATGGTGCTGCTCAGATGAAATGCATTGGAGATATAGTTAATGCATACAACTGGAAAAGGGTTGTTGTAATATATGAAGATGATGGTTATGGTGGTGGTGTGGGGAGGCTAGCTCTTTTATCTGAGACTCTAAGAAATGTTGGTTCTACAATTGAGCTTCGTATAGTTCTCCCACGACTTTCTGAGCCTGATACAAATTGGGATGAAATAAAGAAGCAGCTGTTGGAGCTTTCCAATGTAAACTCTCGGGCATTTATAGTTCTTCAGTCATCTTTACCAACAGTAACTGGTCTATTCAAAGTGGCTAGGAAGATGGGATTTGTAGGAAATGATTCAGCTTGGATAATCACAGAGAGTATTGCTAGTTTGCTTGACCCTCATGGCAACTACGATATGGAAGGAACTCTGGGAATCAAGACCTACTACGCCAATGAGTCTAGTTCTTATGCTGAATTCCAGAAGGAATTCCAAGCTAAGTATGCAGAAGAAAATAACTCCAAGCCAGGAATTTATGCTCTTCGAGCATATGATACTATTAATGCCATTTCACAGGCCATAGAAGGAATCCCTAATAACACCACTAGTACTAGCCTTCAGGGTATGATAACTAGATCGTTGAGCAATTACAACGGTTTAAGTGGGAAAATGCAACTAAAAGGAGGTGAGGTACCGCTGGATTCTCCGAGATTCAGGATCATAAATATTGTGGGTGGGAATACAGATAACGAATTAAACTTTTGGACACCAGGGTTTGGATTTTCAGAAGACACATACAGAAGAAGTGATGATGTTGGCAATGTAACTTGGCCCGGGAAGCTAAGACTACCTGCCTCCAAAGGCTGGGCAATGCCCACTGATGAGAAGCCAATGAAAATTTTGCTCCCAACTTACCACACAAACTTTGTAAGGCGTATCTCCGGGGAGAACTCAAATGAGATGGGAAAAAGGGGTTTATGCTCAGGAAAGAAGCCCGGAGAGAACTCAAATGAGATGGGAACAGAGGGTACATGCTCATATCTTCCTTTCTATGATGGTTTGAGTATTGATCTTTTCTGCTGCGTGCTAGAAAATTTGGGTTATCGCTTGCCACATGAAGTACATGAATTTAACGACAACAATGGCACTTACAATGATATGATAAAACTAGTGTATAACAAG ACTTATGATGCTGTGATTGGCGATATGACTGTACTTGCATCGCGAATTGACAAAGTGGATTTCACTCAACCATATCTGGAGTCTGGTTTGTCATTGATAGTACCAGATGAATCTAATGAGTCAACATGGCTGTTTATGAAACCTTTCACATGGCAGATGTGGGTGGCTAGTTGTGCCATCTTAATCTACACTATGTTAATAATATGGTTCCTGGAGGGTCCTTCCAGTCCAGAATTTGATGGTCCATTGATGAATCAGATCGCCACAGCAACTTGGTTCTCCTTCTCATCTCTGTTCTTTGCTCACA GAGAGAAAATCTATAGCAATTTGACACGAGTAGTTTTCATAGTGTGGCTGTTTGTTGTATTCATCCTAAACTCAAGCTACACTGCTAATCTGTCTTCGATGCTTACAATTCAACGACTGAGCCCGAATGTAACAGACATTGAAATGTTAAGGACAACCAACTCATTAGTTGGTTGTGATAACGATTCATTTGTAAGGGATTACCTGGAGAATGTTCTTCAATTAAAAAACATCGAGACAGTAGAGAGCAACTTAACACCCAATACCTTCAGCAACAACACGAGATTCAGCAACAACACGAGATTATCTGCTGTATTTCTTGAACTCCCATATGCAGAAGTTTTCATGAACAATTACACTGAGGGATTTAGCAACACCAAAGCCACCTACAGTTTTGGAGGCTTTAGCTTT GCATTTCAGAAAGGTTCTCCAATAGCGAGGAATTTCTCTAAGGTCATCCTAGATCTATTGGAGAATGGAACAATGAGAGAACTTCAAGATCACTGGTTGAATCCGAGCAAATGTCCAACCAATACAACTTCCGATATGCCAGAAAGCTTGACCATCGAGAGCTTTTGGGGCATCTTTGTAATATCCGGTGCGACTTCCACCCTCTGTCTTCTATCTTCTGCCATCTTGAAAAAGTTTGGACACCAAGAAGCATCCGGAACACGCCCTGAAGATTCCGTACAAGTGCTCTAA